From Streptomonospora salina, the proteins below share one genomic window:
- a CDS encoding GntR family transcriptional regulator, which produces MTIDREGPVPPYLQIAAVLRTRIADGSIPPGRRIPSLVELEAEFQAARDTLRKAIQVLKDEGLVETVQGMGIFVVSDGPKSD; this is translated from the coding sequence ATGACGATCGACCGGGAAGGCCCTGTTCCGCCCTATCTCCAGATCGCGGCCGTTCTGCGCACGCGTATCGCGGACGGATCGATCCCTCCCGGTCGCCGCATCCCGAGCCTGGTGGAGCTCGAAGCGGAGTTCCAGGCCGCGCGGGACACCTTGCGCAAGGCGATCCAGGTCCTGAAGGACGAAGGGCTTGTCGAGACCGTCCAAGGAATGGGCATCTTCGTCGTCTCCGACGGGCCGAAGTCCGACTGA